The Suricata suricatta isolate VVHF042 chromosome 4, meerkat_22Aug2017_6uvM2_HiC, whole genome shotgun sequence genome includes a region encoding these proteins:
- the IL36B gene encoding interleukin-36 beta: MCTPQKVDYSRIFGVHDSLQRVWVLNGHSLIATPFHRTVSPVSLDLMTCTDKEFHNTGKGNPVYLGIKNKGLCLFCGEIQGKPTLELKEKNIMDVHNEKKAQKPFLFFHNKEGSTSTFQSVSYPDWFIATSKITDQPVILANERGKSYITNFYLEPQNLIQPGPDN, translated from the exons ATGTGCACCCCCCAAA AGGTAGACTATTCCAGAATCTTTGGTGTTCATGATTCTCTACAGAGGGTGTGGGTCCTGAATGGACATTCTTTAATAGCAACTCCATTTCACAGAACCGTCAGTCCTG TCAGTCTTGATTTAATGACATGTACAGACAAAGAATTCCATAATACAGGAAAAGGCAATCCAGTTTACTTGGGAATCAAGAACAAGGGTCTTTGTCTTTTCTGTGGAGAAATTCAGGGCAAGCCTACCTTAGAGCTTAAG GAGAAAAATATCATGGATGTACACAATGAGAAGAAAGCACAgaagccttttctctttttccataataaagAGGGCTCCACCTCCACTTTTCAGTCCGTCTCCTACCCTGACTGGTTCATAGCCACTTCCAAAATAACAGATCAGCCTGTCATTCTCGCCAATGAGAGGGGCAAAAGTTACATCACCAACTTCTATCTAGAGCCTCAGAACTTAATCCAGCCTGGGCCGGATAACTGA